One genomic segment of Rivularia sp. PCC 7116 includes these proteins:
- a CDS encoding PAS domain-containing sensor histidine kinase, protein MVRIVTNSSCLPAEYCVTKHWFTGLKQELEAKTARLVQVNQKFPLKMTQFQHSQEEQFQASIESEKQVSQTNAELVKVNQQLSESLEEQAVLEEELRQQNEELLIAHENAKLQQQRYEDLFEFAPDAYLVTDVNGIIQEANRAAINLFCVSPKYLIGKPIFIFIPKQNRKTFRTQVNFVERVEDWECPIQPRGGTPFYVTITITSINNLEGKLVGKRLMIRDISKRRQEAEEKIKQQAALLDITTDAIIVCNLEKQILFWNQGAESLYKWLADEVKNHTIQEFLDSSNSSEIEKAFATVLEENFWSGELQQVTKSGKEIVAYSRWTLMRDEQDNNETPHISKERAREEVAQGNPKSILIVNTDITEKKQLEAQYYRAQRLESLGTLASGIAHDLNNILTPILTGTQLLQLKLPDLEESSRFILKMLEDNSHHAAELVQQITYFARGAEGNYVPIQLVNLTREIKQIVESTFPKSIEFSSQIPNPLWILQAQPTQIHQLLMNLCVNARDAMPEGGKLTILAKNRYIDQKYSSMNPGARVGDYVQITIADTGCGIPKEIQDRIFDPFFTTKEVGKGTGLGLSTAVGIVKNHVGFIKVSSQVGKGTQFQIYLPATQQQEIKQTSDSKVSNGNGELILVVDDETYIRETTKNTLEYHNYRIIAAIDGFEAFSLYAQHKNEISLVLIDIQMPLIDGSQVIQVVRRMNPDVKVIAISGLDSNRQLLQADNIRVEAFLHKPYTLEELLEAIKDVLNGSRE, encoded by the coding sequence TTGGTAAGAATTGTCACTAACTCTAGTTGTTTACCAGCAGAATATTGTGTTACAAAACATTGGTTTACTGGTTTAAAGCAAGAATTAGAAGCAAAAACAGCACGATTAGTACAAGTAAACCAAAAATTTCCTTTGAAAATGACTCAATTCCAACACAGCCAGGAAGAACAGTTTCAAGCTTCCATCGAGTCGGAGAAACAAGTTTCACAAACAAATGCCGAACTTGTTAAAGTCAATCAACAATTAAGCGAAAGCCTTGAAGAACAAGCTGTTCTAGAAGAAGAATTACGCCAGCAAAACGAAGAATTACTTATCGCTCATGAAAATGCAAAGTTACAGCAACAGCGTTATGAGGATTTGTTCGAGTTTGCTCCCGATGCCTATTTAGTCACTGATGTCAATGGAATTATTCAAGAAGCTAACCGTGCAGCTATAAATTTGTTTTGTGTTTCCCCAAAATATCTGATAGGTAAACCAATATTTATTTTTATTCCCAAGCAAAACCGTAAAACCTTTCGTACTCAAGTGAACTTTGTAGAGCGGGTGGAAGATTGGGAATGTCCGATACAGCCCAGAGGAGGCACTCCTTTTTACGTCACAATTACTATAACCAGCATAAACAATCTAGAGGGTAAGCTGGTGGGCAAGCGGTTAATGATTCGCGATATTTCCAAACGCAGACAGGAAGCAGAGGAGAAAATTAAACAACAGGCTGCTCTACTTGATATTACAACAGATGCAATCATAGTTTGCAATTTGGAGAAGCAGATACTGTTCTGGAATCAAGGAGCAGAAAGTTTGTATAAATGGCTTGCAGATGAAGTGAAAAATCACACGATTCAAGAGTTTTTGGATAGCAGCAATTCCTCTGAAATTGAAAAAGCTTTTGCCACTGTCTTAGAAGAAAATTTTTGGTCGGGTGAGTTGCAGCAAGTTACAAAAAGTGGTAAGGAAATAGTTGCCTATAGTCGTTGGACTTTAATGCGCGACGAGCAAGATAACAATGAAACACCTCACATTAGCAAGGAGAGAGCAAGGGAAGAGGTAGCACAAGGTAACCCCAAATCAATTTTAATAGTTAACACCGACATCACCGAGAAAAAACAACTCGAAGCCCAATATTATCGAGCGCAACGTCTGGAAAGTCTGGGTACCTTAGCTAGTGGTATCGCTCACGATTTGAATAATATATTAACCCCTATTCTTACAGGCACTCAACTACTACAACTTAAACTTCCCGATTTAGAAGAGTCAAGTCGGTTTATTCTCAAAATGCTGGAAGATAACTCCCATCACGCTGCCGAGCTTGTTCAGCAAATTACATATTTTGCTAGGGGAGCAGAAGGAAATTACGTTCCCATCCAATTAGTAAACCTAACGAGGGAAATTAAGCAGATTGTCGAAAGTACATTTCCTAAATCAATTGAATTTAGTTCTCAAATACCAAATCCGCTGTGGATATTACAAGCACAGCCAACCCAAATACATCAATTACTGATGAATCTGTGCGTTAACGCTCGCGATGCCATGCCAGAGGGGGGTAAACTCACGATTTTAGCTAAAAATCGATACATCGATCAAAAATATAGCAGCATGAATCCAGGGGCAAGGGTTGGTGATTACGTACAGATAACCATTGCCGATACCGGATGTGGTATACCAAAAGAAATTCAGGATAGAATTTTCGATCCGTTTTTCACCACCAAGGAAGTAGGAAAAGGTACGGGATTGGGGCTTTCTACAGCAGTTGGCATCGTCAAAAACCACGTTGGTTTTATCAAGGTTTCCAGTCAAGTAGGTAAAGGTACTCAGTTTCAGATATATTTGCCCGCCACCCAGCAACAAGAAATAAAACAAACATCTGACTCCAAGGTAAGCAACGGTAACGGGGAATTAATTCTGGTGGTGGACGATGAAACATATATTCGAGAAACGACTAAAAACACCCTTGAATACCATAACTATAGAATAATTGCTGCTATTGATGGCTTTGAGGCTTTTTCCTTATATGCTCAGCACAAAAATGAAATTAGCTTGGTATTGATAGATATTCAAATGCCTTTAATAGATGGTTCCCAAGTTATTCAAGTTGTGCGACGAATGAATCCCGATGTCAAAGTTATTGCTATCAGCGGACTTGACTCCAATCGCCAGCTTTTACAAGCAGATAATATTAGAGTAGAAGCATTTTTACACAAGCCTTATACTCTTGAGGAATTATTAGAAGCGATAAAAGATGTTTTAAATGGGAGTAGGGAATAG
- a CDS encoding SMI1/KNR4 family protein, which yields MSKYKQKIELLKGYCIIPIKPKVDYEEYIKNLENETTCELPPDYLEFILNYSGFAFNNVVYNFFNSYEESDEQLLSVCFGMLPGNGYDLIRNYHTFKDRIPPNFLPIACDAFGNLVCLSVHGEDKGCVYFWQHDAEETIGEKLSKYPEDIHLVSKFFYEFINSLEKYEEDDDE from the coding sequence ATGAGCAAATATAAGCAAAAGATTGAATTACTTAAAGGCTACTGTATTATTCCTATCAAACCGAAAGTAGATTATGAAGAGTATATCAAAAACTTAGAAAATGAAACTACCTGCGAACTTCCACCAGATTACTTAGAGTTTATATTGAATTATAGTGGTTTTGCATTTAATAATGTAGTTTATAATTTTTTTAACTCATACGAAGAGAGTGATGAACAGTTACTTAGTGTCTGTTTTGGTATGTTGCCCGGTAATGGCTATGACTTAATTAGAAACTACCATACTTTTAAAGATAGAATTCCTCCTAATTTTTTACCTATTGCTTGTGATGCATTCGGTAATTTAGTATGTCTTTCTGTGCATGGAGAAGATAAAGGATGCGTTTATTTTTGGCAGCATGATGCTGAAGAAACAATCGGAGAAAAACTTTCTAAATATCCAGAAGATATACATCTTGTTTCCAAATTTTTTTACGAGTTCATTAATTCACTAGAGAAATATGAGGAAGATGACGACGAGTAG
- a CDS encoding KamA family radical SAM protein, producing MKELITKELPQIKNWRDELIESLKLSNSAEDWLSLDDSEKQRVNNAKQRFPLMVPVGYADLVNWQNPADPLRQLLLPSDEEENDIGSLDTSGEEFSTVIPGLQHKYEQTAVLIVTQACAGHCRYCFRRRLMSKDVMVKETIEDLQEAIAYIKQHPEIDNVLLSGGDPMVCSTRRLVNLFAALSQIPHIWQIRISSKLPAFLPSRFTTDPELLEVLQQYNSRFQIVIQCHFDHPREITPLAEKALFNLRKAGCLLTSQIAFMRGVNAEVDTMTELFKRLHRLGVIPQYLFHPRPVKHATHFQLPIIEAMQLVEAIRQRCNGSVKRFRYILTHSDGKLELVGLMQGSPMQLAARWHQVRRGLDKSGLMLVDIDKDTVWLEEGNG from the coding sequence ATGAAAGAATTAATAACCAAGGAACTTCCACAAATTAAAAATTGGCGAGATGAGTTAATCGAAAGTTTAAAATTATCTAACTCTGCTGAAGATTGGTTGTCTCTGGATGATTCGGAAAAGCAGCGCGTTAATAATGCCAAACAACGTTTTCCTTTAATGGTTCCCGTAGGTTACGCTGACTTGGTAAACTGGCAAAATCCCGCCGATCCATTGCGTCAATTACTACTTCCATCAGACGAAGAAGAAAATGATATCGGCTCATTAGATACTAGTGGAGAAGAGTTTTCTACAGTAATTCCAGGCTTACAGCATAAATACGAGCAGACAGCGGTATTAATCGTCACTCAAGCCTGTGCTGGTCACTGTCGCTACTGTTTTCGGCGACGGTTGATGAGTAAAGATGTGATGGTAAAGGAAACTATCGAGGATTTACAAGAAGCTATAGCTTACATTAAACAGCATCCTGAAATTGATAACGTGTTGCTTTCTGGTGGAGATCCAATGGTTTGCAGTACTCGCCGTTTAGTTAACCTATTTGCAGCGTTATCTCAAATTCCTCACATTTGGCAAATTCGCATCAGCAGTAAATTACCCGCTTTTCTGCCCTCTCGCTTCACTACAGATCCAGAATTATTAGAGGTTTTACAACAGTATAATTCCCGCTTTCAGATAGTAATTCAGTGTCATTTTGACCACCCCCGCGAAATCACACCTTTAGCAGAAAAAGCATTATTTAACTTACGAAAAGCAGGTTGTTTATTAACTTCGCAAATTGCATTTATGCGCGGAGTCAATGCAGAAGTTGATACAATGACAGAATTATTTAAAAGGCTGCATCGCTTGGGTGTAATTCCTCAGTATTTATTCCATCCGCGCCCTGTAAAACACGCGACTCATTTTCAATTGCCGATTATTGAAGCTATGCAGTTAGTAGAAGCAATACGCCAGCGTTGCAACGGCTCGGTGAAACGCTTTCGCTATATCTTGACGCACTCTGATGGAAAGTTAGAATTAGTCGGTTTAATGCAAGGTTCACCCATGCAGTTAGCTGCTAGATGGCATCAGGTAAGAAGAGGTTTGGATAAGTCTGGTTTAATGCTGGTTGATATTGATAAGGATACGGTTTGGTTGGAAGAGGGTAATGGGTAA
- a CDS encoding CBS domain-containing protein, translating into MTPTNIIQDLSSMNLQRVRIVSEVMQTEVAYISPTVSVLHIPQMMAEKKVSFVVVAEEESEEAVFPVGIITERDIEQIQALKLDLENIEAQTVMSAPLLYVHPNDSLLDARLLMQRKYVQQLLVVGMLDNW; encoded by the coding sequence TTGACACCTACAAACATAATTCAAGATTTGTCATCTATGAATTTACAAAGAGTGCGAATTGTGTCGGAAGTAATGCAGACAGAAGTGGCTTATATATCTCCAACTGTCTCCGTACTTCATATCCCTCAAATGATGGCAGAGAAGAAAGTTAGTTTTGTTGTAGTTGCAGAAGAGGAATCAGAAGAAGCAGTTTTTCCTGTAGGCATAATTACAGAGCGCGATATTGAGCAAATTCAAGCTTTAAAACTGGATTTAGAGAATATTGAAGCGCAAACAGTGATGAGCGCTCCCTTATTATACGTGCATCCAAATGACTCGCTCCTTGATGCTCGTCTTCTCATGCAGCGAAAATATGTACAACAATTGCTGGTAGTTGGGATGCTGGATAATTGGTAA
- a CDS encoding Rieske 2Fe-2S domain-containing protein encodes MKPILPGTPWLIAHKSMLGVNKPNKITLNGKDYVIWQNVKGEVFALNNICPHMQAPLSNGWICEERNTIVCPFHALQFDGKGRYQDGKLNNQPLAESLGLQVIGDYIWTYGGFEPKQEIPELHQKIALEYEFLGIAGEKSIQGDFLSNLLINYDFNHQNGTHRDLFQIVANKVTASEKQGYTLKVQQESTRANNSFKEILGNPVLMTIPKILKTTVEYIFPSTIVLYGKAAFGNFVQVISLYPEAEEKTKVFEVVFTQFQYPFMKSLFKKSMLKAIDTVVEQDTTAIENLYPKQQPKIKLPNEDILHYAEQLYRNW; translated from the coding sequence ATGAAACCAATTTTACCAGGTACCCCTTGGTTGATTGCTCACAAATCAATGTTGGGAGTAAACAAGCCGAATAAAATAACTCTCAACGGCAAGGATTATGTAATTTGGCAAAACGTTAAAGGGGAAGTGTTTGCATTGAATAATATTTGTCCCCATATGCAAGCACCTTTATCAAATGGCTGGATTTGTGAAGAGAGAAATACAATTGTTTGTCCTTTTCATGCTTTGCAATTTGATGGTAAAGGTAGATATCAGGATGGGAAGTTAAACAATCAACCTTTAGCTGAATCTCTGGGATTGCAAGTTATCGGAGATTATATATGGACTTATGGTGGATTTGAGCCTAAACAAGAAATTCCAGAATTGCATCAAAAAATCGCTTTGGAATACGAATTTTTAGGAATTGCAGGGGAAAAGAGTATTCAAGGCGATTTTTTAAGTAATCTGCTGATTAATTACGATTTTAATCATCAAAATGGAACTCATCGCGACTTATTTCAAATTGTTGCTAATAAAGTTACCGCTTCGGAAAAACAGGGATATACACTCAAAGTTCAACAGGAATCCACAAGAGCAAATAACAGCTTCAAAGAAATTCTTGGTAATCCAGTTTTAATGACTATTCCTAAAATTCTCAAAACAACCGTAGAATACATTTTTCCCTCAACGATTGTTTTATACGGTAAAGCTGCATTCGGCAATTTTGTGCAGGTGATTTCTCTTTATCCGGAGGCAGAGGAAAAAACTAAAGTTTTTGAAGTTGTATTTACTCAATTTCAATATCCATTTATGAAAAGTTTGTTTAAAAAATCGATGCTTAAAGCGATAGATACAGTTGTCGAGCAAGATACAACCGCTATCGAAAATTTATATCCCAAGCAGCAACCTAAAATTAAACTTCCCAATGAAGATATTTTGCATTATGCAGAGCAGCTTTATCGCAATTGGTAA